In Cicer arietinum cultivar CDC Frontier isolate Library 1 chromosome 1, Cicar.CDCFrontier_v2.0, whole genome shotgun sequence, one DNA window encodes the following:
- the LOC140918688 gene encoding uncharacterized protein, with product MGVVEETPKDEECGKQGHMAYECRDAGITCFNCQQQGYIRTTCPYPRKTPQPGNQSSQASRPKSNGRVFALSGAGASEKDNLIQGTCLITDTPLFVLFDCGATHSFVSLDCVRRLGLPVSRLQYDLIVNTPTSDSVDTSSVCLDISIHVSGRDFLVDLVCLPLRLVDVILGMDWLSTNRVRVDFFPVKPLNSWSQKRGISLAIYPPTK from the exons ATGGGAGTGGTAGAGGAAACCCCAAAGGACGAAGA GTGTGGTAAGCAGGGTCACATGGCATATGAATGCAGAGATGCTGgaattacttgttttaattgtcaacaacaagGCTACATTAGAACCACATGCCCCTACCCAAGGAAGACTCCACAACCTGGAAACCAGAGTTCCCAAGCCAGCCGACCTAAATCCAATGGAAGAGTCTTTGCCCTCAGTGGTGCAGGAGCGTCTGAGAAAGACAACTTGATCCAAGGTACATGTCTCATAACTGATACTCCTTTATTTGTACTATTTGATTGTGGTGCCACTCATTCCTTTGTGTCTCTTGACTGTGTTAGACGTTTAGGACTACCTGTATCTCGTTTGCAGTATGATTTGATTGTGAATACCCCAACTAGTGATTCTGTTGATACCTCTAGTGTTTGTCTTGACATTTCTATCCATGTAAGTGGAAGGGACTTCCTAGTTGACTTAGTGTGTTTACCTTTGCGTCTGGTTGATGtgattcttggtatggattggcTATCTACCAATCGTGTCCGTGTAGATTTTTTTCCAGTAAAACCATTGAATTCATGGAGTCAGAAGAGAGGGATAAGCCTAGCAATATATCCACCAACCAAGTGA